Proteins encoded in a region of the Eschrichtius robustus isolate mEscRob2 chromosome 14, mEscRob2.pri, whole genome shotgun sequence genome:
- the CXXC1 gene encoding CXXC-type zinc finger protein 1 isoform X2, whose product MEAEASDPEPPDAGEDSKSENGENAPIYCICRKPDINCFMIGCDNCNEWFHGDCIRITEKMAKAIREWYCRECREKDPKLEIRYRHKKSRERDSTERDGSEPRDEGGGRRRPAPDLDLQRRAGSGTGVGAMLARGSASPHKSSPQPLVATPSQHHQQQQQIKRSARMCGECEACRRTEDCGHCDFCRDMKKFGGPNKIRQKCRLRQCQLRARLSPVTPSESLPRPRRPLPTQQQPQPSQKLGRIREDEGAVASAAVKEPPEATATPEPLSDEDLPLDPDLYQDFCAGAFDDHGLPWMSDTEESPFLDPALRKRAVKVKHVKRREKKSEKKKEERYKRHRQKQKHKDKWKHPERADAKDPASLPQCLGPGCVRAAQPGSKYCSDDCGMKLAANRIYEILPQRIQQWQQSPCIAEEHGKKLLERIRREQQSARTRLQEMERRFHELEAIILRAKQQAVREDEESNEGDSDDTDLQIFCVSCGHPINPRVALRHMERCYAKYESQTSFGSMYPTRIEGATRLFCDVYNPQSKTYCKRLQVLCPEHSRDPKVPADEVCGCPLVRDVFELTGDFCRLPKRQCNRHYCWEKLRRAEVDLERVRVWYKLDELFEQERNVRTAMTNRAGLLALMLHQTIQHDPLTTDLRSSADR is encoded by the exons ATG GAGGCGGAGGCTTCGGACCCAGAGCCTCCAGACGCCGGGGAGGACAGCAAGTCAGAGAACGGGGAAAACGCGCCCATCTACTGCATCTGCCGCAAACCAGACATCAACTGCTTCATGAT CGGCTGTGACAACTGCAATGAGTGGTTTCATGGGGACTGCATCCGGATCACTGAGAAGATGGCCAAGGCCATCCGGGAGTGGTACTGCCGGGAGTGCCGAG AGAAGGACCCCAAGCTGGAGATCCGCTATCGGCACAAGAAGTCACGGGAGCGGGACAGCACTGAGCGAGACGGCAGTGAGCCCCGGGATGAGGGTGGAGGGCGCAGGAGGCCTGCCCCGGATCTGGACCTGCAGCGCCGGGCGGGGTCAGGGACAGGGGTTGGGGCCATGCTTGCTCGGGGCTCTGCTTCGCCCCACAAATCCTCTCCACAGCCCCTGGTGGCCACGCCCAGCCAG catcaccagcagcagcagcagatcaAACGGTCAGCCCGTATGTGTGGCGAGTGTGAGGCCTGCCGGCGCACCGAGGACTGTGGCCACTGTGACTTCTGCCGAGACATGAAGAAGTTTGGGGGCCCCAACAAGATCCGGCAGAAGTGCCGGCTGCGTCAGTGCCAGCTTCGGGCCCGG CTCTCGCCGGTGACGCCCTCAGAGTCCCTGCCAAGGCCTCGCCGGCCACTGCCCACGCAGCAGCAGCCACAGCCATCGCAGAAGCTGGGGCGCATCCGCGAGGACGAGGGGGCAGTGGCATCAGCAGCAGTCAAGGAGCCGCCTGAGGCTACGGCTACACCCGAGCCGCTCTCCGACGAGGACCTCCCACTGGACCCTGACCTGTACCAGGACTTCTGTGCAGGGGCCTTTGATGACCATGGCCTG CCCTGGATGAGTGACACGGAGGAGTCCCCGTTCCTGGACCCTGCGCTGCGGAAGAGGGCGGTGAAAGTGAAGCACGTGAAGCGTCGGGAGAAGAAGTCTGAGAAGAAG AAGGAAGAAAGATACAAGCGGCATCGGCAGAAGCAGAAGCACAAGGACAAATGGAAACACCCGGAGCGCGCTGACGCCAAGGACCCTGCGTCGCTGCCGCAGTGCCTGGGCCCTGGCTGTGTGCGCGCTGCCCAGCCCGGCTCCAAGTATTGCTCAGACGACTGCGGCATGAAGCTGGCAGCCAA CCGCATCTACGAGATCCTCCCCCAGCGCATCCAGCAGTGGCAACAGAGCCCCTGCATTGCTGAGGAGCACGGCAAGAAGCTGCTCGAACGCATCCGCCGGGAGCAGCAGAGCGCCCGCACCCGCCTTCAGGAAATGGAGCGCCGATTCCACGAGCTCGAGGCCATTATCCTGCGGGCCAAACAGCAGGCTGTGCGCGAGGACGAGGAG AGCAATGAGGGTGACAGCGATGACACGGACCTGCAGATCTTCTGCGTCTCCTGCGGGCACCCCATCAACCCACGTGTTGCCTTGCGCCACATGGAGCGCTGCTACGCCAAG TACGAAAGCCAGACGTCCTTTGGGTCCATGTACCCGACCCGCATCGAGGG GGCCACACGACTCTTCTGCGACGTCTACAATCCTCAGAGCAAGACATACTGCAAGCGGCTCCAGGTGCTGTGCCCCGAGCACTCACGGGACCCCAAA GTGCCAGCTGACGAGGTATGCGGGTGCCCCCTTGTACGTGACGTCTTCGAGCTCACGGGTGACTTCTGCCGCCTGCCCAAGCGCCAGTGCAACCGCCACTACTGCTGGGAGAAGCTGCGGCGTGCCGAGGTGGACCTGGAGCGCGTGCGCGTG TGGTACAAGCTGGACGAGCTGTTTGAGCAGGAGCGCAACGTCCGCACCGCCATGACCAACCGGGCGGGCTTACTGGCCCTGATGCTGCATCAAACCATCCAGCACGACCCGCTCACAACCGACCTGCGCTCCAGTGCCGACCGCTGA
- the CXXC1 gene encoding CXXC-type zinc finger protein 1 isoform X1 gives MEAEASDPEPPDAGEDSKSENGENAPIYCICRKPDINCFMIGCDNCNEWFHGDCIRITEKMAKAIREWYCRECREKDPKLEIRYRHKKSRERDSTERDGSEPRDEGGGRRRPAPDLDLQRRAGSGTGVGAMLARGSASPHKSSPQPLVATPSQHHQQQQQIKRSARMCGECEACRRTEDCGHCDFCRDMKKFGGPNKIRQKCRLRQCQLRARESYKYFPSSLSPVTPSESLPRPRRPLPTQQQPQPSQKLGRIREDEGAVASAAVKEPPEATATPEPLSDEDLPLDPDLYQDFCAGAFDDHGLPWMSDTEESPFLDPALRKRAVKVKHVKRREKKSEKKKEERYKRHRQKQKHKDKWKHPERADAKDPASLPQCLGPGCVRAAQPGSKYCSDDCGMKLAANRIYEILPQRIQQWQQSPCIAEEHGKKLLERIRREQQSARTRLQEMERRFHELEAIILRAKQQAVREDEESNEGDSDDTDLQIFCVSCGHPINPRVALRHMERCYAKYESQTSFGSMYPTRIEGATRLFCDVYNPQSKTYCKRLQVLCPEHSRDPKVPADEVCGCPLVRDVFELTGDFCRLPKRQCNRHYCWEKLRRAEVDLERVRVWYKLDELFEQERNVRTAMTNRAGLLALMLHQTIQHDPLTTDLRSSADR, from the exons ATG GAGGCGGAGGCTTCGGACCCAGAGCCTCCAGACGCCGGGGAGGACAGCAAGTCAGAGAACGGGGAAAACGCGCCCATCTACTGCATCTGCCGCAAACCAGACATCAACTGCTTCATGAT CGGCTGTGACAACTGCAATGAGTGGTTTCATGGGGACTGCATCCGGATCACTGAGAAGATGGCCAAGGCCATCCGGGAGTGGTACTGCCGGGAGTGCCGAG AGAAGGACCCCAAGCTGGAGATCCGCTATCGGCACAAGAAGTCACGGGAGCGGGACAGCACTGAGCGAGACGGCAGTGAGCCCCGGGATGAGGGTGGAGGGCGCAGGAGGCCTGCCCCGGATCTGGACCTGCAGCGCCGGGCGGGGTCAGGGACAGGGGTTGGGGCCATGCTTGCTCGGGGCTCTGCTTCGCCCCACAAATCCTCTCCACAGCCCCTGGTGGCCACGCCCAGCCAG catcaccagcagcagcagcagatcaAACGGTCAGCCCGTATGTGTGGCGAGTGTGAGGCCTGCCGGCGCACCGAGGACTGTGGCCACTGTGACTTCTGCCGAGACATGAAGAAGTTTGGGGGCCCCAACAAGATCCGGCAGAAGTGCCGGCTGCGTCAGTGCCAGCTTCGGGCCCGG GAATCGTACAAGTACTTCCCTTCCTCG CTCTCGCCGGTGACGCCCTCAGAGTCCCTGCCAAGGCCTCGCCGGCCACTGCCCACGCAGCAGCAGCCACAGCCATCGCAGAAGCTGGGGCGCATCCGCGAGGACGAGGGGGCAGTGGCATCAGCAGCAGTCAAGGAGCCGCCTGAGGCTACGGCTACACCCGAGCCGCTCTCCGACGAGGACCTCCCACTGGACCCTGACCTGTACCAGGACTTCTGTGCAGGGGCCTTTGATGACCATGGCCTG CCCTGGATGAGTGACACGGAGGAGTCCCCGTTCCTGGACCCTGCGCTGCGGAAGAGGGCGGTGAAAGTGAAGCACGTGAAGCGTCGGGAGAAGAAGTCTGAGAAGAAG AAGGAAGAAAGATACAAGCGGCATCGGCAGAAGCAGAAGCACAAGGACAAATGGAAACACCCGGAGCGCGCTGACGCCAAGGACCCTGCGTCGCTGCCGCAGTGCCTGGGCCCTGGCTGTGTGCGCGCTGCCCAGCCCGGCTCCAAGTATTGCTCAGACGACTGCGGCATGAAGCTGGCAGCCAA CCGCATCTACGAGATCCTCCCCCAGCGCATCCAGCAGTGGCAACAGAGCCCCTGCATTGCTGAGGAGCACGGCAAGAAGCTGCTCGAACGCATCCGCCGGGAGCAGCAGAGCGCCCGCACCCGCCTTCAGGAAATGGAGCGCCGATTCCACGAGCTCGAGGCCATTATCCTGCGGGCCAAACAGCAGGCTGTGCGCGAGGACGAGGAG AGCAATGAGGGTGACAGCGATGACACGGACCTGCAGATCTTCTGCGTCTCCTGCGGGCACCCCATCAACCCACGTGTTGCCTTGCGCCACATGGAGCGCTGCTACGCCAAG TACGAAAGCCAGACGTCCTTTGGGTCCATGTACCCGACCCGCATCGAGGG GGCCACACGACTCTTCTGCGACGTCTACAATCCTCAGAGCAAGACATACTGCAAGCGGCTCCAGGTGCTGTGCCCCGAGCACTCACGGGACCCCAAA GTGCCAGCTGACGAGGTATGCGGGTGCCCCCTTGTACGTGACGTCTTCGAGCTCACGGGTGACTTCTGCCGCCTGCCCAAGCGCCAGTGCAACCGCCACTACTGCTGGGAGAAGCTGCGGCGTGCCGAGGTGGACCTGGAGCGCGTGCGCGTG TGGTACAAGCTGGACGAGCTGTTTGAGCAGGAGCGCAACGTCCGCACCGCCATGACCAACCGGGCGGGCTTACTGGCCCTGATGCTGCATCAAACCATCCAGCACGACCCGCTCACAACCGACCTGCGCTCCAGTGCCGACCGCTGA